A region from the Campylobacter blaseri genome encodes:
- a CDS encoding phage baseplate assembly protein V produces MNKIGIISEVKDDKARVAIGSLVTDFLKVFMPLANSYAVAASPIKVGEQVLVMAVEGDINSGVILRGLFYDKHKLEVKDNECEVVFSDGVKMSYNTSSSTLTITAPKNINIKTTTFNIDGNLKVSGDISDSRGDLTGHSHNDTDGFVSSPR; encoded by the coding sequence ATGAATAAGATAGGAATTATTTCAGAGGTAAAAGATGATAAGGCAAGAGTTGCCATTGGCTCATTGGTGACAGACTTTTTAAAAGTATTTATGCCACTAGCTAACTCTTACGCAGTTGCTGCGTCTCCTATTAAAGTTGGCGAACAAGTTTTAGTTATGGCTGTTGAGGGTGATATAAATAGCGGAGTAATTCTAAGAGGCTTGTTTTATGATAAACATAAGCTTGAAGTTAAAGACAATGAATGCGAAGTTGTTTTTAGTGATGGGGTTAAGATGAGTTATAACACAAGCTCAAGCACTTTAACAATTACAGCACCAAAAAACATAAATATCAAAACTACAACTTTTAATATAGATGGAAATTTAAAAGTAAGTGGTGATATAAGCGATAGTAGAGGCGACCTTACAGGACATTCTCACAATGATACAGATGGTTTTGTAAGCAGTCCAAGGTAG
- a CDS encoding phage tail assembly protein has protein sequence MKSIKIELSDRTVEMFEPTVRVLKNANLKDGEVAQAVAMIAATTNMKENEIEDMGLKDYMALQKGLNSFLEVAGVTA, from the coding sequence ATGAAAAGTATAAAAATAGAGTTAAGTGATAGAACTGTTGAGATGTTTGAACCAACTGTTAGAGTTTTAAAAAATGCAAACTTAAAAGATGGTGAGGTTGCACAAGCAGTAGCTATGATAGCAGCTACAACTAATATGAAAGAGAATGAAATAGAAGATATGGGGCTAAAAGATTATATGGCTTTACAAAAAGGGCTTAATAGTTTTTTAGAAGTTGCAGGGGTTACAGCTTAG
- a CDS encoding phage tail protein I, which translates to MSHILPNHKAKIDKKFDELFGLRFDELNINVINTLAYKCPSKLLPILAKSFDVSIAGLNEKNARELIFNAFEIHYYSGTIYSLSKALKSFFGDSKVIEWFDYKGKPYHFKVELDISKHGLLKEDYEKIDGLIEEYKNVRSVLGGITLISKNKGVEFNALATLSGEITTIYPFVLRNLNTHFKNYYALALIQTEIYKTTILKSDPMPIKIYNLAHKNGLLSGELKGVGGNFNLIINDSFVFGFERSNKLEMMFKGVVKDGNEFSVVIKDSINSSSKYRVIANN; encoded by the coding sequence ATGAGCCATATTCTGCCAAATCATAAAGCAAAGATTGATAAGAAATTTGATGAGCTTTTTGGGCTTAGGTTTGATGAACTAAACATTAATGTTATCAACACTCTAGCCTACAAATGCCCTTCAAAGTTGCTTCCAATTTTAGCTAAAAGTTTTGATGTAAGTATTGCTGGACTTAATGAAAAAAATGCAAGAGAGCTAATATTTAACGCTTTTGAAATTCACTACTACTCAGGAACAATTTACTCTTTAAGTAAAGCATTAAAATCATTTTTTGGAGATAGTAAAGTAATTGAATGGTTTGATTATAAGGGTAAGCCATACCATTTTAAAGTTGAGCTTGATATATCTAAACATGGTCTTTTAAAAGAGGATTATGAAAAGATTGATGGTCTGATTGAAGAGTATAAAAATGTAAGAAGTGTGCTTGGTGGGATAACTTTAATATCAAAAAATAAAGGTGTAGAGTTTAATGCATTAGCAACCCTAAGTGGAGAGATAACTACAATTTATCCATTTGTTTTAAGAAATTTAAACACCCATTTTAAAAACTACTACGCTTTAGCACTAATTCAAACAGAGATTTATAAAACTACAATTTTAAAAAGTGATCCAATGCCTATAAAAATTTATAACCTAGCTCATAAAAATGGGCTTTTAAGCGGAGAACTTAAAGGGGTTGGTGGTAATTTTAATCTAATTATAAATGATAGTTTTGTTTTTGGTTTTGAAAGAAGCAACAAGCTTGAAATGATGTTTAAAGGAGTTGTAAAAGATGGGAATGAGTTTAGTGTTGTTATAAAAGATAGCATTAATAGTAGTAGCAAATACAGAGTTATAGCAAATAATTAG
- a CDS encoding baseplate J/gp47 family protein, whose amino-acid sequence MVDLKSLPFPKVIEELKYDELLNNIKTLFIGYLNNEEIKLLESDRFSALLETLAYRELILRARINSSVKAMLLPYATGSDLDNVVAIYGINRLSGAKPTANFEFSLSQISNNDTIIPKGTILSDGDTLTATLNENVVISAGELKAQGLAKLNLESKESDIKTEYIQTPLPFLLKAKQLSPYSGGSDREDDERLRKRAILSLERFSTAGAKKAYIYQTLSATPKVLEASVRNGGAGIVQIYIKSLDMSELVVKEVKEYLSGEMVRPLTDNVEVYNATVKEVSINADVGLVSLDSMSEVDSSIKKALPSSLKIGEDLNISRIYKALHQNGVYRAKLKLPQGDITADESEFIKIINVDLNYKKASL is encoded by the coding sequence ATGGTTGATTTAAAAAGCTTGCCTTTTCCAAAAGTAATTGAAGAGCTTAAATATGATGAGCTTTTAAACAATATAAAAACACTATTTATAGGCTATTTAAACAATGAAGAGATAAAACTACTTGAAAGTGATAGATTTTCAGCCTTGCTTGAAACACTAGCATATAGAGAATTAATTTTAAGAGCTAGGATAAATAGTTCAGTTAAAGCAATGCTACTTCCATACGCAACAGGTAGCGACCTTGATAATGTTGTTGCTATTTATGGCATAAACCGCCTAAGTGGGGCAAAACCAACTGCAAACTTTGAGTTTAGCCTAAGTCAAATTAGCAACAACGACACCATCATACCAAAAGGAACTATTTTAAGTGATGGAGACACATTAACCGCAACACTAAATGAAAATGTAGTTATATCTGCAGGAGAGCTAAAAGCACAAGGTTTGGCAAAACTAAACTTAGAAAGCAAAGAGAGCGATATTAAAACTGAATATATCCAAACACCACTGCCATTTTTACTTAAAGCAAAGCAACTTAGCCCATATAGTGGAGGCTCTGACAGGGAAGATGATGAGAGATTAAGAAAAAGAGCCATTTTAAGTTTAGAGAGATTTTCAACTGCAGGTGCTAAGAAGGCTTATATCTATCAAACACTAAGTGCTACACCAAAAGTGCTTGAAGCTAGTGTTAGAAATGGTGGGGCTGGAATTGTTCAAATCTACATTAAAAGTCTTGATATGAGTGAGCTTGTAGTTAAAGAGGTTAAGGAGTATTTAAGCGGTGAAATGGTTCGTCCTTTAACTGATAATGTAGAGGTATATAACGCAACTGTTAAAGAAGTTAGTATAAATGCTGATGTTGGGCTTGTTAGCTTAGATAGTATGAGTGAGGTTGATAGCTCTATAAAAAAAGCCTTGCCGAGTAGCTTAAAAATAGGAGAAGATCTGAACATAAGTAGAATTTATAAAGCACTTCACCAAAATGGCGTTTATAGAGCAAAACTAAAACTGCCACAAGGCGATATAACAGCTGATGAGAGTGAGTTTATAAAGATAATAAATGTTGATTTAAATTACAAAAAGGCTAGCTTATGA
- a CDS encoding phage tail protein, producing MNDYYTILTKQGIDLIVKSRVSKVPIELSEIAVGDGEGLPSEDMKALKNEKHRFKINTITQDEQNPSYLIIEGVLPSSVGGFYVSEVGIFDKENRLFAIGNMAKTYKPLLSEGSAKDIVFKIVIEVSNASEVTLKVDESVVLATREWVKTTFLTKQSASEVYETKKYNDEFYLKKVDASNTYATKKGLKDVEIKADNAQKTAESIKIKAENLDIKTQFRDIVTGTKTIRKKRDKSKNSPMITITITTNAKQQRTLVNNIPTGDWQTISTWETRNGNNNNNGNNNTK from the coding sequence TTGAATGATTATTACACAATTTTAACAAAACAGGGCATTGATTTAATTGTTAAATCAAGGGTTTCAAAGGTGCCAATAGAGCTAAGTGAGATTGCCGTTGGTGATGGCGAGGGGTTGCCTAGTGAGGATATGAAAGCTTTAAAAAATGAAAAGCATAGATTTAAAATTAACACCATAACGCAAGATGAGCAAAATCCATCATATCTAATCATTGAAGGGGTTCTTCCAAGTTCAGTTGGTGGCTTTTATGTAAGCGAAGTTGGCATTTTTGATAAAGAAAATAGACTTTTTGCTATTGGAAACATGGCAAAAACTTACAAGCCACTTTTAAGTGAAGGAAGTGCAAAAGATATTGTTTTTAAGATAGTAATTGAAGTAAGCAATGCTAGTGAGGTAACTTTAAAGGTTGATGAAAGTGTTGTTTTAGCCACAAGGGAGTGGGTTAAAACTACATTTTTAACAAAACAGAGTGCAAGTGAGGTTTATGAGACGAAAAAATACAATGATGAGTTTTATTTAAAAAAAGTAGATGCCTCTAACACTTATGCTACTAAAAAAGGGCTTAAAGATGTTGAAATTAAAGCTGATAATGCCCAAAAAACAGCCGAAAGCATAAAGATTAAGGCTGAAAATTTAGATATTAAAACACAGTTTAGAGATATAGTTACAGGAACCAAAACAATAAGAAAAAAAAGAGATAAATCTAAAAACTCACCTATGATAACAATCACTATAACAACTAATGCAAAACAGCAAAGAACCCTTGTAAACAACATTCCAACGGGGGATTGGCAGACAATATCAACTTGGGAGACGAGAAATGGAAATAATAACAACAATGGAAATAATAACACCAAATAA
- a CDS encoding DNA methyltransferase — protein MKKIDEKLGFFEYYKRAPLPFQGQKRGFIKDYVEVLEEFPDDAVYLDLFGGSGLLSHVTKRVKPNARVIYNDFDNFEKRIKNIKTTNQILKEIREILGERKKYGRKIEDDKKEMIISLLKDYENKGFFVDVNTLSQNFLFSGDRAKNIEELSKKSFFDQVTQGYKEVKDDYLFGIEILRDDYLDIYEKYKNENIVLVLDPPYLQTDVASYSFKGWSIVSFLKLYSIINHPFIFFSSDKSEFEEFINYEIEGNRANDYIKFCKIKTLKKKTQINKFASYQDFLFYNANKYED, from the coding sequence ATGAAAAAAATAGATGAAAAACTAGGTTTCTTTGAATACTACAAACGAGCTCCCCTACCATTTCAAGGACAAAAAAGAGGATTTATAAAAGATTATGTAGAAGTTTTAGAAGAATTCCCAGACGACGCAGTTTATCTTGATTTGTTTGGCGGTAGTGGACTTTTAAGTCATGTAACAAAAAGAGTTAAGCCTAACGCAAGAGTTATTTATAACGATTTTGACAATTTTGAAAAAAGAATAAAAAACATTAAAACTACCAATCAAATTTTAAAGGAAATTCGGGAAATTTTAGGAGAACGAAAAAAATACGGTCGTAAAATTGAAGATGATAAAAAAGAGATGATTATCAGCTTATTAAAAGATTACGAAAATAAAGGCTTTTTTGTTGATGTAAACACTTTGAGCCAAAATTTTCTGTTTTCAGGCGACAGAGCAAAAAACATAGAAGAACTATCTAAGAAATCTTTTTTTGATCAAGTAACGCAAGGCTACAAAGAGGTTAAAGACGATTATTTGTTTGGAATTGAAATTCTAAGAGACGATTATTTAGATATTTACGAAAAATATAAAAATGAAAATATTGTTTTGGTTTTAGACCCACCATATCTACAAACTGATGTGGCTAGTTATAGCTTTAAGGGTTGGAGTATAGTTAGTTTTTTAAAATTATATTCAATCATAAACCACCCTTTTATCTTTTTTTCAAGTGACAAAAGCGAGTTTGAAGAATTTATTAATTACGAGATAGAAGGAAATAGAGCAAATGATTATATTAAGTTTTGCAAAATAAAAACCCTAAAGAAAAAAACCCAAATAAATAAATTTGCAAGCTATCAAGATTTTTTATTTTATAACGCAAACAAGTATGAGGATTAA
- a CDS encoding GPW/gp25 family protein, whose protein sequence is MKYLVSIEESIRDILLTPLGSRVMLPLYGSRIFELIDKRLDDKFRANLAYYVIEAVERWEKRVKIDRVILNSLKDGILDFSIKLKNGDEIRIKNG, encoded by the coding sequence ATGAAGTATTTAGTAAGCATTGAAGAGAGCATTAGAGATATTTTACTAACTCCACTTGGATCAAGGGTAATGCTGCCTTTGTATGGAAGTAGAATTTTTGAGCTAATTGATAAAAGATTAGATGATAAATTTCGTGCGAACTTAGCTTACTATGTTATTGAAGCAGTTGAGCGATGGGAAAAGAGAGTTAAGATTGATAGAGTGATTTTAAACTCTTTAAAAGATGGAATTTTAGACTTTAGCATAAAACTTAAAAATGGCGATGAGATAAGGATAAAAAATGGTTGA
- a CDS encoding phage tail tape measure protein, which yields MSSEVVGITIGMAIKGIGELIKVDNCFDKLKLNLKQTHGSLKNFSRDLAKLKINENALSKIKLNKEALQGEFLSVTSMLARSATLVIPTKMAIDFEESMADVRKVVDFKNKVEMNAFGKNIMELSRTIPLSAKELATITASGGQLGIAKENLLEFTTIAAKMGVAFDMSADEAGDSMGKLMNIFKFNIKEVTKLGDAINHLSDNSASKANEVVAVLKRIGGTGKTIGLTAVQTAALASSFISLGKTPELAATSADTLMKRLGNIKEDTKTTDALSKLGLDTNYVKIGMKTDPQKMIISFLEKVKNIPKEEQLSVLTDIFGDGFSGDIALLVNGLDTYKKALKDTANEKDYLNSMEEEFKNKSDTTANALELFKNSIKEIGINIGSSFLPALATSAKGLATFVSKVVDLLNSVPGLTKALSFSIFGFLILKPAILAAKIVCLYFKTSVFLLNGAFLKLKIVIKSSILLTRRLLITQKIATFTTTIFTKATKLLSIAMAGVSKVFRVVALGIRALSVAIAANPIGLVLAVIGGVATYVIMNWDKVKVYLIRFLEWIKPVFEPVINAIKIVWEKLSIFFKPLIEGWKLTFKAFGDFISLIFADPVEAIKKLFEPLFKWFEDKFGWVSKTTLSVTGLGSKALDSIKGVGTSIKEGASGMLDGAMSFLGFGSDEQKDSNNNLISQSFDNRQTAPAYNFNFGDINPNVDVEALKKVVMYELDRQNRNARNRSIRD from the coding sequence ATGAGCAGTGAAGTTGTTGGCATAACCATAGGGATGGCTATAAAAGGGATTGGCGAATTAATTAAAGTAGATAATTGTTTTGATAAACTTAAGCTAAATTTAAAACAAACCCATGGAAGTTTAAAAAACTTTAGTAGAGATCTCGCAAAATTAAAAATAAATGAAAATGCTTTATCAAAAATTAAATTAAATAAAGAAGCATTACAAGGAGAATTCTTAAGTGTCACATCAATGCTTGCAAGAAGTGCTACTCTTGTCATACCTACAAAAATGGCCATTGATTTTGAAGAGTCAATGGCTGATGTTAGAAAAGTTGTTGATTTTAAAAACAAAGTAGAAATGAATGCTTTTGGAAAAAACATAATGGAACTAAGTAGAACCATTCCTCTTAGTGCAAAAGAGTTAGCAACAATAACCGCAAGTGGTGGGCAATTAGGAATTGCAAAAGAGAATTTGCTTGAGTTTACAACTATTGCAGCAAAAATGGGTGTTGCATTTGATATGAGTGCTGATGAGGCTGGGGACAGTATGGGTAAGCTTATGAATATATTTAAGTTTAATATAAAAGAGGTAACTAAGCTAGGTGATGCGATAAACCATTTAAGCGATAACTCTGCTTCAAAGGCAAATGAGGTTGTAGCCGTGCTTAAACGGATTGGCGGAACTGGTAAGACAATTGGCTTAACAGCCGTTCAAACTGCTGCACTTGCAAGTTCTTTTATATCTCTTGGTAAAACTCCAGAATTAGCAGCAACTAGTGCGGATACACTAATGAAACGCCTTGGAAATATAAAAGAAGACACAAAAACAACTGATGCACTATCAAAGCTTGGGCTTGATACAAATTATGTCAAAATTGGAATGAAAACAGATCCACAAAAGATGATAATTAGCTTTTTAGAGAAGGTAAAAAACATACCAAAAGAGGAACAGCTCTCAGTTTTAACTGATATTTTTGGTGATGGCTTTAGTGGAGATATAGCACTTTTGGTTAATGGTCTTGATACTTATAAAAAAGCACTAAAAGATACGGCAAATGAAAAAGATTATTTAAATTCTATGGAAGAAGAATTCAAAAATAAAAGTGACACAACAGCAAATGCATTAGAATTATTTAAAAATTCAATTAAAGAAATTGGTATAAATATTGGATCATCTTTTTTACCAGCTCTTGCAACATCCGCAAAGGGCTTAGCAACTTTTGTATCAAAAGTGGTTGATTTGTTAAATTCAGTTCCAGGGTTAACAAAAGCACTAAGTTTTTCAATTTTTGGATTTTTGATATTAAAGCCTGCAATTTTAGCTGCTAAAATTGTTTGTTTATACTTTAAAACTTCTGTTTTTTTGTTAAATGGTGCATTTTTAAAGCTAAAAATTGTAATAAAAAGTTCAATTTTGCTAACAAGAAGGCTCTTAATTACTCAAAAAATAGCCACATTTACAACTACAATCTTTACCAAAGCTACAAAGCTTTTAAGTATAGCTATGGCTGGAGTTTCAAAGGTTTTTAGAGTTGTAGCTCTTGGTATAAGGGCTTTGAGTGTTGCAATTGCTGCTAACCCTATAGGCTTAGTGCTTGCTGTGATTGGCGGGGTTGCGACATATGTAATAATGAATTGGGATAAAGTAAAAGTTTATTTAATTCGTTTTTTAGAGTGGATAAAACCTGTCTTTGAGCCTGTAATAAATGCTATTAAGATAGTTTGGGAAAAACTAAGCATATTTTTTAAACCATTAATTGAGGGTTGGAAGCTTACCTTTAAAGCCTTTGGGGATTTTATAAGTCTTATATTTGCAGATCCAGTTGAAGCCATTAAAAAACTTTTTGAGCCACTATTTAAATGGTTTGAAGATAAATTTGGCTGGGTTAGCAAAACTACTCTAAGTGTTACAGGGCTTGGAAGTAAGGCACTTGATAGCATTAAAGGCGTTGGCACTAGTATAAAAGAAGGTGCAAGCGGTATGCTTGATGGTGCTATGAGCTTTTTAGGATTTGGAAGTGATGAACAAAAGGATAGCAATAACAATCTAATATCTCAAAGCTTTGATAATAGACAAACCGCACCAGCTTATAACTTTAACTTTGGAGATATTAACCCAAATGTTGATGTTGAAGCACTTAAGAAAGTTGTGATGTATGAACTTGATAGACAAAATAGAAATGCAAGAAATAGAAGTATAAGGGATTAA
- a CDS encoding phage major tail tube protein, protein MRIAPMVLQEANVFINGKGYLGVTKKFKIPTLEQEVTQAKGALTTEYSAGVFKPMEVEIPLSVVDFNLYAGFGLNNLTNKIPLLIKGSIHQSGKEKQELALAITGDFKSIEHGDYEAGAEFETTLKASVHFMSLTIDGKPLIVYDVDNMICIVGGVDYMSKVRSILEE, encoded by the coding sequence ATGAGAATTGCACCAATGGTATTGCAAGAAGCAAATGTGTTTATTAATGGAAAAGGCTATCTAGGCGTTACAAAAAAGTTTAAAATACCAACATTAGAACAAGAGGTAACCCAAGCAAAAGGAGCACTAACAACAGAGTATAGTGCTGGTGTGTTTAAACCTATGGAGGTTGAAATTCCACTTAGCGTAGTTGATTTTAACCTTTATGCTGGGTTTGGGCTAAATAACTTAACAAATAAAATTCCACTTTTAATAAAAGGTTCAATCCACCAAAGTGGAAAAGAAAAACAGGAGTTAGCTCTTGCAATAACAGGAGACTTTAAATCAATTGAGCATGGAGATTATGAAGCTGGGGCTGAGTTTGAAACAACCCTAAAAGCAAGTGTGCATTTTATGAGCTTAACTATTGATGGGAAACCATTAATCGTTTATGATGTTGATAATATGATATGCATTGTTGGTGGCGTGGACTATATGTCAAAAGTTAGAAGTATTTTAGAAGAGTAA
- a CDS encoding radical SAM protein: MSKEFFTHTNLTFVPNSFCNFGCKYCYLGKLTENKDKNGDVISSLKKILEKITDDGVLVSSLNLHGAEVTTLPREILEGIFQTYQDYTQKYKVQLKSLNKHGENGIGIKTNLYNFDKLRDLFLKYNVFVSGSFDLPFTHHEKFRVLKNGKSTLDRVRENVLLLSKYPKNLQQISCTIGKFALLHFDEFCDDLEWLDEQGFDMVGKFYIMFIYDSANSHFKTGLSDDEMVLFYEKLLKRFKGTKFEDGIYYNWFKEFTHGYCSHQINCGATNHLYQKSGDVYPCHRSQPDGRLKYGNIFEKGFLEITKSGIEKMKNYEASNKAIHSDCMECDYFHICNMGCPVERMDRKSSKSYTCKLQLALYKAQPKRFKADKVASIRARDAYINQMQPNVYLDEKVARPMRFNPEMIEVKNSLNAIIQRDEKLKTLYKNGAIKLRINDNELIPLFSTTKLRKQLNINLFKSDKLEILVEYEYMGLNDSDENSLFIMFLNNTSVVYGDEQRVKMSHIGEYIVHKSKGVKEDGHYVFNINEFFLKTSNKFLNEEFANLVCFTTTNARAVHYKKQSLNAFYHLEAINLPFHEFRFNYKE, translated from the coding sequence ATGTCTAAAGAGTTTTTTACTCATACAAATCTAACTTTTGTGCCAAATAGTTTTTGTAATTTTGGCTGCAAGTATTGTTATTTAGGAAAACTTACAGAAAACAAAGATAAAAATGGTGATGTGATAAGTTCTTTAAAAAAGATACTTGAAAAAATAACAGATGATGGGGTTTTAGTAAGCTCTTTAAATCTACACGGGGCAGAGGTTACAACCCTGCCAAGAGAGATATTAGAAGGTATTTTTCAAACCTATCAAGACTACACACAAAAGTATAAGGTGCAATTAAAATCACTAAACAAACATGGGGAAAATGGGATAGGTATTAAAACAAATCTATATAATTTTGATAAATTAAGAGATCTGTTTTTAAAATACAATGTATTTGTAAGTGGAAGCTTTGACCTTCCTTTTACTCACCATGAAAAATTTAGAGTTTTAAAAAATGGCAAAAGCACACTTGACAGGGTCAGGGAAAATGTTTTGCTTTTGAGTAAATACCCAAAAAATCTACAACAGATTAGCTGCACTATTGGAAAATTTGCACTACTTCATTTTGATGAGTTTTGCGATGATTTAGAGTGGTTAGATGAGCAGGGTTTTGATATGGTGGGTAAGTTTTACATTATGTTTATCTATGATAGCGCAAACTCACACTTTAAAACAGGACTTAGTGATGATGAGATGGTTCTTTTTTATGAAAAGTTATTAAAAAGATTTAAAGGCACTAAATTTGAAGATGGAATTTATTATAACTGGTTTAAGGAGTTTACACATGGGTATTGCTCCCACCAAATAAACTGCGGTGCTACAAATCATCTTTATCAAAAAAGTGGAGATGTCTACCCTTGCCATAGAAGTCAGCCTGATGGTAGACTTAAGTATGGCAACATTTTTGAAAAAGGCTTTTTAGAGATAACAAAAAGCGGTATAGAGAAGATGAAAAATTATGAAGCTAGTAATAAAGCTATTCATAGTGATTGTATGGAGTGCGATTATTTTCACATTTGTAATATGGGTTGTCCTGTTGAGAGAATGGATAGAAAATCATCAAAAAGCTATACTTGTAAACTTCAACTAGCCCTTTATAAAGCACAACCAAAGAGATTTAAAGCTGATAAAGTAGCTAGCATTAGAGCAAGAGATGCCTATATAAATCAAATGCAACCTAATGTCTATTTAGATGAAAAAGTGGCAAGACCTATGAGATTTAACCCTGAAATGATAGAGGTTAAAAACTCTTTAAATGCAATTATTCAAAGAGATGAAAAGTTAAAAACTCTATATAAAAATGGAGCTATTAAGCTAAGAATAAATGATAATGAGCTAATACCACTTTTTTCAACTACGAAGTTAAGAAAGCAGTTAAATATAAATCTTTTTAAAAGTGATAAGCTTGAAATTTTAGTTGAGTATGAATATATGGGGCTTAATGATAGCGATGAAAATAGCCTATTTATTATGTTTTTAAATAATACAAGTGTTGTTTATGGAGATGAGCAAAGAGTTAAGATGAGCCATATTGGCGAGTATATAGTTCATAAAAGCAAAGGAGTTAAAGAAGATGGACACTATGTTTTTAATATTAATGAGTTTTTTTTAAAAACTAGCAATAAGTTTTTAAATGAAGAGTTTGCAAATTTAGTCTGTTTTACAACTACAAATGCAAGGGCTGTGCATTACAAAAAACAAAGTTTGAATGCTTTTTACCATTTAGAGGCTATAAATTTGCCTTTTCACGAGTTTAGATTTAATTACAAGGAGTAA
- a CDS encoding phage tail sheath family protein has translation MAVANYGVNVTIAAEAARPIKVESLTPIGIVGDALNLDEGVHFFVNTTEALSKLSEESVDGSVLRAVEAINDQAVETPIILSVFEKASDDNENITKVINATEEFKFAKSKFGYRPNLLIAPEYSGEDAVKSELEKMATKLKATAIVDLDANDVSEAKQKMSEFGTKRVIAAWPHVKIWDKKTKDYVFAPQSARIAGMIAAVDGAWEYGFSDSYSNRVMLGISGTQYPIDFEPGEGACSADLLRSAGISTIINEQGFRTWGGETTDGDTIWQDLARVRTFDRISEAGQKGVFFAIDKRASTLYHAKRSIEEMLRAFVGANVLLGFELSWSARNTLANITAGKFYLDIRMQNDPIVKQLTLDFIYVDSYGSVLMDKLNK, from the coding sequence ATGGCAGTAGCAAACTATGGTGTAAATGTAACAATTGCTGCAGAAGCGGCAAGACCAATTAAAGTTGAAAGCTTAACGCCGATTGGGATTGTAGGTGATGCTTTAAACTTAGATGAAGGAGTTCATTTTTTTGTAAATACAACAGAGGCTTTATCAAAATTAAGCGAAGAGAGTGTTGATGGTTCAGTTTTAAGAGCGGTTGAAGCAATCAATGACCAGGCAGTTGAGACACCTATAATTTTGAGTGTTTTTGAAAAAGCTAGTGATGATAATGAGAACATTACAAAAGTAATTAATGCAACTGAAGAGTTTAAATTTGCAAAAAGTAAATTTGGATATAGACCAAATTTATTAATTGCCCCTGAATATAGCGGAGAGGACGCGGTAAAAAGTGAGCTTGAAAAAATGGCTACAAAGCTAAAAGCAACAGCAATTGTTGATTTAGATGCAAATGATGTAAGCGAGGCTAAACAAAAGATGAGTGAGTTTGGCACAAAAAGAGTGATTGCTGCGTGGCCGCATGTGAAAATTTGGGATAAAAAAACAAAAGATTATGTCTTTGCACCTCAGTCTGCAAGAATTGCAGGAATGATAGCTGCAGTTGATGGAGCTTGGGAGTATGGTTTTAGCGATAGCTATTCTAATCGTGTAATGCTTGGAATTAGCGGAACACAGTATCCAATAGACTTTGAGCCCGGAGAGGGAGCTTGCTCTGCTGATTTGCTTAGAAGTGCTGGAATTTCAACTATTATAAATGAACAGGGTTTTAGAACTTGGGGTGGAGAGACAACTGATGGGGACACCATTTGGCAAGATTTAGCAAGAGTTAGAACATTTGACCGAATTAGCGAGGCTGGTCAAAAAGGGGTATTCTTTGCAATTGATAAAAGAGCAAGCACACTTTATCATGCAAAAAGAAGCATTGAAGAGATGTTGAGGGCGTTTGTTGGTGCAAATGTTTTGCTTGGATTTGAGCTAAGTTGGAGTGCTAGAAATACTTTAGCAAATATAACTGCAGGTAAGTTTTATCTTGATATTAGAATGCAAAACGATCCGATAGTTAAACAATTAACACTAGATTTTATCTATGTTGATAGTTATGGTTCTGTCTTAATGGATAAGTTGAATAAATAA
- a CDS encoding DUF5675 family protein encodes MYLEIKRFKEIYDGTIGAFSLFDEDNKLLLSGFTLEPSGPDTVMPNQDRRIPEGAYKAIWEYSPKFNRFLPVLFNEKVSKDRRILIHYGNYPKDTEGCILFGDSYNNSGVFNSRDMFANFEKEIKRDEFKINIINAF; translated from the coding sequence GTGTATTTAGAGATTAAAAGATTTAAAGAAATTTACGATGGAACTATCGGGGCATTTTCACTTTTTGATGAAGATAATAAACTCTTATTGAGTGGCTTCACTCTAGAGCCAAGCGGCCCTGATACTGTTATGCCAAATCAAGATAGAAGAATACCTGAGGGAGCCTACAAGGCAATTTGGGAGTATAGCCCCAAATTTAACAGATTTTTACCTGTACTTTTTAATGAAAAAGTTTCAAAAGATAGGCGAATTTTAATCCACTATGGAAACTATCCAAAGGACACTGAGGGTTGCATTTTATTTGGAGATAGTTATAACAATAGCGGTGTTTTTAATTCAAGAGATATGTTTGCAAATTTTGAAAAAGAGATAAAAAGAGATGAATTTAAAATTAATATTATCAATGCTTTTTAA